The following are encoded in a window of bacterium genomic DNA:
- the carB gene encoding carbamoyl-phosphate synthase large subunit produces the protein MPRRTDVHKVVVVGSGPIVIGQACEFDYSGTQAVKALREEGVEVVLVNSNPATIMTDPEAADRTYVEPLDRAALARILEREGPCHLLPTVGGQTALNLAVELERAGDLARTGTKLLGVSIEAVETCENRERFREAVERIGLEMPRGGFARRAEEAERIRADLGSFPVVVRPSYTLGGAGGGIAWNAEEFREVVARGLDLSPIHQVLVEESVVGWKEYELEVMRDGADNVVVVCSIENVDAMGVHTGDSVTVAPAQTLTDREYQRMRDAALAIIREVGVETGGSNIQFAVDPATGRLLVVEMNPRVSRSSALASKATGFAIARIAAKLAIGYTLDELTNDITRRTKAAFEPSLDYVVVKVPRWAFEKFPHASTALGTQMKSVGEAMAIGRAFPEALQKALRSLENGRFGFGGDAGPVAVDRLIHEKLATPHWRRLENVRQALLAGWSVERVAQATRIDPWFVARLDEIVRAEGRLRAFDLPGLPTDMLRDAKRLGFSDRQLAALLGSDEEAVRARRIAAGVRPVYKRVDTCAAEFEAETPYLYSTYEDECEAAPTERRKVLILGSGPNRIGQGIEFDYCCCHASYALREEGIESVMLNCNPETVSTDYDTSDRLYFEPLTLEDVLEVVDKEKPDGVIVQFGGQTPLSLAMPLLRRGVKILGTSPESIDLAEDRRRFGALLAQLGVDAPRWGTARSFEEARRAAREIGFPLLVRPSYVLGGRAMFVCWDEDSLESMMKQAVAASPEHPVLLDRFLEDAFELDVDALCDGEDVVVVAVMQHIELAGIHSGDSACVLPPYHRAVRELEDDVRALTRRLALALGVRGLVNIQFAIQNGKIFVLEVNPRASRTVPFVAKATGLPLARIATKVMLGRKLRELGVVEPPRSPLVAIKRPVFPFVRFPGEDPILGPEMKSTGEVMGLGATFGEALLKSYRGAGTELPTSGTAFLSVHDRDKEALPPVAAALAQAGFALVATAGTADFLRRRGLTVRKIFKVNEGRPHVVDAMLSGEIQLVINTPLGAPSFYDERAIRLTALERRIPLITTLSGAAAAVEGIKARGGAETVRALQEIPRA, from the coding sequence CTCGCGCGGATCCTCGAGCGGGAAGGGCCGTGCCACCTCCTGCCGACGGTCGGCGGCCAGACCGCGCTCAACCTCGCCGTCGAGCTGGAGCGCGCCGGGGATCTGGCCCGCACCGGGACGAAGCTGCTCGGCGTCTCGATCGAGGCGGTCGAGACCTGCGAGAACCGCGAGCGGTTCCGCGAGGCGGTGGAGCGGATCGGGCTGGAGATGCCGCGCGGCGGCTTCGCGCGGCGCGCCGAGGAGGCGGAGCGGATCCGCGCCGATCTCGGCTCGTTCCCCGTCGTCGTGCGCCCGAGCTACACGCTCGGCGGCGCCGGCGGCGGGATCGCCTGGAACGCGGAGGAGTTCCGCGAGGTCGTCGCCCGCGGCCTCGACCTCTCGCCGATCCACCAGGTGCTGGTCGAGGAGTCGGTCGTCGGCTGGAAGGAGTACGAGCTCGAGGTGATGCGCGACGGCGCCGACAACGTCGTCGTCGTCTGCTCGATCGAGAACGTGGACGCGATGGGGGTGCACACCGGCGACTCGGTCACCGTCGCGCCGGCGCAGACCCTCACCGACCGCGAGTACCAGCGGATGCGCGACGCGGCGCTGGCGATCATCCGCGAGGTCGGCGTGGAGACCGGCGGGAGCAACATCCAGTTCGCCGTGGACCCGGCGACCGGGCGGCTGCTCGTCGTGGAGATGAACCCGCGCGTCTCCCGCTCCTCGGCCCTCGCCTCGAAGGCGACCGGCTTCGCGATCGCGCGGATCGCCGCCAAGCTGGCGATCGGCTACACGCTCGACGAGCTGACCAACGACATCACCAGGCGCACCAAGGCGGCCTTCGAGCCGTCGCTCGACTACGTCGTCGTCAAGGTCCCGCGCTGGGCCTTCGAGAAGTTCCCCCACGCCTCGACCGCCCTCGGCACGCAGATGAAGTCGGTCGGCGAGGCGATGGCGATCGGCCGCGCCTTCCCCGAGGCGCTGCAGAAGGCGCTGCGCAGCCTCGAGAACGGCCGCTTCGGCTTCGGCGGCGACGCGGGGCCCGTGGCGGTGGACCGGCTGATCCACGAGAAGCTGGCCACGCCGCACTGGCGGCGGCTGGAGAACGTCCGCCAGGCGCTGCTCGCCGGCTGGAGCGTGGAACGCGTGGCGCAGGCGACGCGGATCGACCCGTGGTTCGTCGCGCGCCTCGACGAGATCGTGCGGGCCGAGGGGCGGCTGCGCGCCTTCGACCTGCCGGGGCTGCCGACCGACATGCTGCGCGACGCGAAGCGGCTCGGCTTCTCCGACCGCCAACTCGCCGCGCTGCTCGGCTCGGACGAGGAGGCGGTGCGCGCGCGGCGGATCGCCGCGGGGGTGCGCCCGGTCTACAAGCGGGTGGACACCTGCGCGGCGGAGTTCGAGGCCGAGACGCCGTACCTCTACTCGACCTACGAGGACGAGTGCGAGGCGGCGCCGACCGAGCGCCGCAAGGTGCTGATCCTCGGCTCGGGGCCGAACCGGATCGGGCAGGGGATCGAGTTCGACTACTGCTGCTGCCACGCCTCGTACGCCCTCCGCGAGGAGGGGATCGAGTCGGTGATGCTCAACTGCAACCCCGAGACCGTCTCGACCGACTACGACACCTCCGACCGGCTCTACTTCGAGCCGCTGACGCTCGAGGACGTGCTGGAGGTCGTGGACAAGGAAAAGCCGGACGGGGTGATCGTGCAGTTCGGCGGGCAGACGCCGCTGTCGCTGGCGATGCCGCTGCTGCGGCGCGGCGTGAAGATCCTCGGCACCTCGCCGGAGAGCATCGACCTCGCCGAGGACCGGCGGCGGTTCGGCGCGCTCCTCGCCCAGCTCGGCGTGGACGCGCCGCGCTGGGGCACGGCGCGCAGCTTCGAGGAGGCGCGGCGCGCGGCGCGCGAGATCGGCTTCCCGCTGCTCGTGCGGCCGTCGTACGTGCTCGGCGGGCGGGCGATGTTCGTCTGCTGGGACGAGGACTCGCTGGAGTCGATGATGAAGCAGGCGGTCGCGGCCTCGCCGGAGCACCCGGTGCTGCTCGACCGCTTCCTCGAGGACGCCTTCGAGCTCGACGTGGACGCGCTCTGCGACGGCGAGGACGTCGTCGTCGTCGCGGTGATGCAGCACATCGAGTTGGCCGGGATCCACTCCGGCGACAGCGCCTGCGTGCTGCCGCCGTACCACCGGGCGGTGCGGGAGCTAGAGGACGACGTCCGCGCGCTGACGCGGCGGCTCGCGCTGGCGCTCGGCGTGCGGGGGCTGGTGAACATCCAGTTCGCGATCCAGAACGGGAAGATCTTCGTGCTCGAGGTCAACCCCCGCGCCTCGCGCACGGTGCCGTTCGTGGCCAAGGCGACGGGGCTGCCGCTGGCGCGGATCGCGACGAAGGTGATGCTCGGCCGGAAGCTGCGCGAGCTCGGCGTCGTCGAGCCGCCGCGCTCGCCGCTCGTCGCGATCAAGCGCCCGGTCTTCCCCTTCGTCCGCTTCCCCGGCGAGGACCCGATCCTCGGGCCGGAGATGAAGTCCACGGGGGAGGTGATGGGGCTCGGCGCGACGTTCGGCGAGGCGCTGCTCAAGTCGTACCGCGGCGCGGGGACCGAGCTGCCGACCTCGGGGACGGCGTTCCTCTCGGTGCACGACCGGGACAAGGAGGCGCTGCCGCCGGTCGCCGCGGCGCTCGCGCAGGCCGGCTTCGCGCTCGTCGCGACGGCGGGCACGGCCGACTTCCTGCGCCGGCGCGGCCTCACGGTGCGCAAGATCTTCAAGGTCAACGAGGGGCGGCCGCACGTCGTGGACGCGATGCTCTCCGGCGAGATCCAGCTGGTGATCAACACGCCGCTCGGCGCGCCGTCGTTCTACGACGAGCGGGCGATCCGGCTGACCGCGCTCGAACGGCGGATCCCGCTGATCACGACCCTTTCCGGCGCCGCCGCGGCGGTCGAGGGGATCAAGGCGCGCGGCGGCGCGGAGACGGTTCGCGCGCTGCAGGAGATCCCGCGCGCCTGA